In a single window of the Elaeis guineensis isolate ETL-2024a chromosome 6, EG11, whole genome shotgun sequence genome:
- the LOC105033268 gene encoding cytochrome P450 81Q32: METATLYYCAVLFLVLLFASKSFYRSNNSRLRCPPTGPIALPIVGHLYLLRQPIHRTLSAISARHGPLLLLRFGNRPVLLVSSPSIAEDCFTINDITFANRPPLLFNKYFGYDFTTLGSSSYGPHWRNLRRIATLEIFSPARIAAFSASRAADVCSLLRHLFSHGDKAEFRRVEMKSRFSELTCNVAMQMIAGRRYYGAEATVVAEEGWRFRRIIREAFVVSGSSSLEDFLPWVRWAGWNGTEKRMMVLARKLDELFQEMVEERRKTRGREEGKKTVIDVMLEMQEAEPNHYPDQIVKGIILNLISASTDTSAGTMEWIMALLLNHPEALKKAKAEIDMHVGHARLMTEHDLRNLHYLQNVIKETLRLFPAAPLLVPHESSDQCTVQGYSVPRGTMLLVNVYAIQRDPQLWTNPLEFRPERFDEGEREGYKNIPFGSGRRRCPGEGLAMRIMGLALGSLIQCFEWKRMGEEDVDMTEGLGLSMPKAKPLEALYKPYGNMIDVLSQI, translated from the exons ATGGAAACAGCCACCCTCTACTACTGTGCAGTGCTCTTCTTAGTCCTCCTCTTTGCCTCCAAAAGCTTCTACCGATCCAACAACTCCCGCCTCCGATGTCCACCCACCGGCCCCATCGCCCTCCCCATCGTCGGCCACCTCTACCTCCTCCGTCAGCCCATCCACCGCACCCTCTCCGCCATCTCCGCTCGCCACggccctctcctcctcctccgcttcGGCAACCGCCCCGTCCTCCTCGTCTCCTCCCCCTCCATCGCTGAGGATTGCTTCACCATCAATGACATCACCTTCGCCAACCGCCCCCCGCTCCTCTTCAACAAGTACTTCGGCTACGACTTCACCACACTCGGCTCCTCTTCCTATGGCCCCCACTGGCGCAACCTCCGCCGCATCGCCACCCTCGAGATCTTCTCCCCCGCCCGTATTGCCGCCTTCTCTGCTTCCCGCGCTGCTGATGTCTGCTCGCTCCTCCGTCACCTTTTCAGCCACGGAGACAAAGCCGAGTTCCGAAGGGTGGAGATGAAGTCGAGGTTCTCCGAGTTGACATGTAATGTGGCCATGCAGATGATCGCCGGGAGGAGGTACTACGGGGCGGAGGCGACGGTGGTGGCCGAGGAGGGGTGGAGGTTCCGGCGAATTATAAGGGAGGCGTTTGTGGTGAGCGGGTCATCGAGTTTGGAGGACTTCTTGCCATGGGTGAGGTGGGCAGGGTGGAACGGTACCGAGAAAAGGATGATGGTGTTGGCTAGGAAACTGGATGAGTTGTTCCAAGAGATGGTGGAGGAGCGAAGAAAGACGAGGGGAAGAGAAGAGGGAAAGAAAACTGTTATCGATGTTATGTTGGAGATGCAGGAGGCAGAGCCTAATCACTACCCTGACCAGATCGTCAAAGGAATAATTCTG AACCTAATATCAGCTAGCACAGATACTTCTGCTGGAACCATGGAGTGGATAATGGCCTTGCTTCTCAACCATCCAGAGGCATTGAAGAAAGCCAAAGCCGAGATAGACATGCACGTGGGTCATGCCCGCTTGATGACTGAGCATGACCTTCGCAATCTCCACTACTTGCAGAATGTCATCAAAGAAACCCTTCGTCTATTCCCAGCAGCCCCTCTCCTCGTGCCACATGAGTCATCCGACCAATGTACCGTACAAGGATATAGTGTTCCACGCGGCACGATGTTATTAGTTAATGTTTATGCCATACAAAGGGATCCACAACTATGGACGAATCCCTTGGAGTTTAGGCCAGAGAGGTTTGatgaaggagagagggaaggataCAAGAACATCCCTTTCGGGTCTGGAAGGAGAAGGTGCCCAGGGGAGGGCTTGGCCATGAGAATTATGGGGTTAGCCTTGGGGTCCCTAATTCAGTGTTTTGAGTGGAAGAGAATGGGAGAGGAGGACGTGGACATGACTGAAGGCTTGGGGCTCAGTATGCCGAAGGCGAAACCCTTGGAGGCCTTATACAAGCCATATGGAAACATGATCGATGTTCTTTCTCAAATATGA
- the LOC105033269 gene encoding LOW QUALITY PROTEIN: cytochrome P450 81Q32 (The sequence of the model RefSeq protein was modified relative to this genomic sequence to represent the inferred CDS: inserted 1 base in 1 codon), which produces MDTATFYYAAVLFLALLVTSKTFFGSKNTRPRSPSTGPLALPVIGHLYLLRQPLHRTLSAISARYGPLLLLRFGSRPVLLVSSPSAAEDCFTVNDITFANRPQLLFNKYFGYDFTTLGASPFGPHWRNLRRIATLEIFSHARVAAFSASRAANVFSLLRHLFGNGDKIEFRKVEMKSMFSELTFNVAMEMIAGRRYYGXEATEVVEEGQRFRRVMEEMFLLGGSSNLEDFLPWVRWVGWNTAEKRMIRVMREMDELFQEMVEERRKKRGREDEKKTIIDVMLEMQEVEPNYYSDEIIKGMILNLIAGGTDTAAGIMEWAMALLLNHPEALEKAKAEIDKQVGHARLVTDHDLHNLYYLQNVIKETLRLFPIAPLLAPRESSEQCVIQGYSVPRGTMLLVNAYAIQRDPQLWTNPLEFQPERFDEGEREGYKNIPFGSGRRRCPGEGLAMRIMGLALGSLIQCFEWKRIGEDEVDMTEGLGLTMPKVEPLEALYKPFENMIDVLSQI; this is translated from the exons ATGGATACGGCCACCTTCTACTACGCCGCGGTGCTCTTCTTGGCCCTCCTCGTTACCTCCAAAACCTTCTTCGGATCCAAGAACACCCGTCCCCGGAGTCCATCTACCGGCCCCCTCGCCCTCCCCGTCATCGGCCACCTCTACCTCCTCCGCCAGCCCCTCCATCGCACCCTCTCCGCCATCTCCGCCCGCTACggccctctcctcctcctccgcttcGGCTCCCGCCCCGTCCTCCTCGTCTCCTCCCCCTCGGCCGCCGAGGATTGCTTCACCGTCAATGACATCACCTTCGCCAACCGCCCCCAGCTCCTCTTCAACAAGTACTTCGGCTACGACTTCACCACCCTCGGCGCCTCCCCCTTTGGCCCACACTGGCGCAACCTCCGCCGCATCGCCACCCTCGAGATCTTCTCCCACGCCCGTGTTGCCGCCTTCTCTGCCTCTCGTGCTGCTAATGTCTTCTCGCTCCTCCGCCACCTTTTCGGCAACGGAGACAAAATCGAGTTCCGGAAGGTGGAGATGAAGTCGATGTTCTCGGAGCTGACGTTTAATGTGGCCATGGAGATGATCGCCGGGAGGAGGTACTACG GGGAGGCGACGGAGGTGGTCGAGGAGGGGCAGCGGTTCCGGCGAGTTATGGAGGAGATGTTTTTGTTGGGCGGCTCATCGAATTTGGAGGACTTCTTGCCATGGGTGAGGTGGGTAGGGTGGAACACTGCCGAGAAAAGGATGATCAGGGTAATGAGGGAGATGGATGAGTTGTTCCAAGAGATGGTGGAGGAGCGAAGAAAGAAGAGGGGAagagaagatgaaaaaaaaactATTATCGATGTTATGTTGGAGATGCAGGAGGTAGAGCCTAATTACTACTCTGACGAGATCATCAAAGGAATGATTCTG AACCTCATAGCAGGTGGTACAGATACAGCGGCCGGAATCATGGAGTGGGCAATGGCCTTGCTTCTCAACCATCCAGAGGCACTGGAGAAGGCCAAAGCCGAGATAGACAAGCAAGTGGGTCATGCTCGCTTAGTGACTGACCATGACCTTCACAATCTTTACTATCTTCAGAATGTCATCAAAGAAACCCTTCGTCTATTCCCAATAGCCCCTCTCCTTGCACCACGTGAGTCATCCGAGCAATGTGTCATACAGGGATATAGTGTTCCACGTGGCACGATGTTATTGGTTAATGCTTATGCGATACAAAGGGATCCACAGCTATGGACGAATCCCTTGGAGTTTCAGCCAGAGAGGTTTGatgaaggagagagggagggatACAAGAACATCCCTTTCGGGTCTGGAAGGAGGAGGTGCCCAGGGGAGGGCTTGGCCATGAGAATTATGGGGTTAGCCTTGGGATCTTTGATTCAGTGTTTTGAGTGGAAGAGAATCGGGGAGGATGAGGTGGACATGACTGAAGGCTTAGGGCTCACCATGCCGAAAGTGGAACCTTTGGAGGCCTTGTACAAGCCATTTGAAAACATGATTGACGTTCTTTCTCAAATATGA